The genomic window GCTCCAAACTTTCTTCTGAACTCCTGAGGTAACTCGGCGGTATCAATACGACATGTATCCATGGTAACACTGTGTGCATGTTACAATCCAATGCAGGAGGAAGGCACTGAAAATAAATAGATCCTGCTGCCACTCCCTGACCCTGCTGATGACCTACTACTAGTAACTAGTGTATGCTGCTGCTGTTCGTCATCATACCCGGCCCTTGGAGATAAACAATCTCCCATTCGCTCTAGCATACTGCTGCTGCATTCTCCATTATACCAATACATAGGGTGTTCTACTGGACTGGACTAGCCTAGCCTAGCTTCTGGGTGATTAGCCCCTCGATGGAGCCGACGAGTGCGAAGGCGCTGACGAGGAGGCAGACGACGCTGAAGGTCTGCAGGACGACCCTGCGGGCGGACCACCGGGGCACGTTCCGCTGGATGAAGTACATCTCCACGGGGAAGTAGATGGCCAGCGGCCAGAAGTTGAGCGCGCCCAGCAGCGCCAGCACCTCGTTGAAGTAGGGGAACGCCACGGCCACCGCCGTCGTGGACGCCACGTACAGCGTCCGGAAGCACACGCGCAGCAGGTTCACCCGGCACGCCGGCAGGCACGCGAACCGGACGGTGTGGAAGTCGTTCACGAACCCGCTGTCCGGGAACCGCTCCGCGAAGAACCTGTCCGCGAACTGGAAGATCGGCTGGCTGTATACCTGCAGGTTCGATTTCAGACACGCGGCAGCGCCCGTCAGTCATGCGTCCACATGTGATTTTGTGTTTCTGATGTTTATTAGGGCTGTCACTGTGTCAGTGTACTACCTGGTACCCGCCCAGCAGGTGGAGGATGATGCACGCGTTGGCGAAGTCGATGAGCCAGTAGGGCTCGTAGAAGCCGAAGCCGGTAAGGAGGTTGCCCGGCGCGTCGCTCCCGAAGGCGGCGTAGCCGAAGCAGCCGCAGCAGAGGTAGAAGAATGTCGTGACAAGGATCGAGATCATCGATGCCCTCTTCATCGTCTTGTTCTCGGCCGGTGGTGACTTTAGGGTGTCCTAAATTGCCGGAGGTGACTTGTTACTGTGCTTATACGATGATACTACTAATGGGTGCTTGCTAGCAGTGTTTATGAAAGAATGACCGTGCGGTTATGTACCTGTATTTCCAGGAGGATCAAGGAGTACGGGTACGCGAAGGCAATGTCGCCGATGGCCTGCGAGACGCGCCAAACCTTCTGCATAGGCGTCCTCATCTGAACACCTGTTATGCTTCCTTTGATCGTCCCGTTAGCTACACACAAACAATTCCGTGTTATCTGGTGCCAACATTCATATCATATATACAACCCGGCCTCTAAATCTAAATGTTTATTAACTGTACTATATGAGTTATGTTCCGATAATTGAACGAACGAAAGTATTGGTTTTCCTCATGTAGTATACGAGTAGTACTAGTGTTCAGCTGAAACGATGGAGAGATTGGATTATCTAGTGAAAGAATCAGAGTACGTACCAATGGTTGTTGCGAGGCCGAGGCCAAAGCCGATGAAGGCGTAGGAGAACGACATGACCGCGGCGACGACGGAGAGCCACGCCATGTCGTGGAAGTCTGGTATGAAGGAGAGGAGGAGCTGGGCGGCACCGAAGACGAGCATGTAGTAGCTACCACCGTAGTCGCAGTGTGCGTCGTGCCCATGCTCGTGGTAGCAGTTCGCCTTCAGAATCGCCCTGCCATGGACATCCAACAGCAGAGCAGCCCGACACAGGACACACAAGACAGCACAAGTAGTTAAGAACAAAAATCTTTAGCGAAAATAACCGCCAGAAGGGCAACAAAAGCAACCATCGTCAGGGCCCTGCTCGCTAAAAAGACAGGGAAGGAAGCGCACGATTGCAGACAGCTTGAGCTGTTGTACAAGTTTTGAGACAGAGAAAAAAAAGGGGAAATTTTGTTACCGGCCAGCGGCGGCTACCTTATGCTAGTGGCGGTGGTGATGATATAGGCGACGCCGCAGCCGTACAGGCTCACGAACTGCAGCGAGCCGCAGGCCCAGGTATGCTTCTTGCCTGAGCATGTCGCCACAGAGCAGCACACGCAGTAGACGGGTTATTTACTTACAGTATCAACAAGGCCATAAAACCACACCACGAACGAAGCAAGCTCAATTCAgaagttttttctctctctctctctctcgtacgTAGTTGTAGCTGCTGCTGTGGTTCGTTCTGATAGAAGCTAGCCAGCAAGTAGTGAGACGACAGGTATACGTATATACTATGGTGTAGCGGTATAGTATACCGAGGTAGACGCGGACGGCGTCCAGGTAGGAGCGGTTCCGTGGCCCCTCCTCGGGGTCGCCGCGCCGGTAGCAGTCGGCGAGCAGCGCCGCCGAGACGTAGGTGACGAGCGCGAAGCAGAACATGCAGGCCGGGCCGACCACCCAGCCCAGCTGCGCCACGCTCCAGGCCAGGGACAGCACCCCGGAGCCGATCACCGCCGTGATGATGTGCGCCGCGCACGTCCACGCCGTCCCTGCACGACGCACACGCCGACCTTGCGGTTGAGACGCGTAGGAGAGGCAAGGTTTCAAAGACGGGGTGCGCGGGTTAAGGGCGTTACCAGTCCGGCGCGGGTGGCCGTCGTCGTCGCAGCGGCCGTCGATCACCTCGAGCGAGTGGTCCACCGCCATTGCATGCGCGCGGCGTTCCACCGCCCGATTGGTCTGTCCGAGATGCGAGAGGCTGGCTTGGCTGCTCTGCTCGGGGAATGGACAAGCGCGGGCTGCGATCGGTTGGTGCACTGTGGCTATGGCTAAGCACGCAACAACAACGACCGCGGCGGGGGGAGCATAATAACGCAGAACAGAACAGGACTGGTGAACGAGGACACGGAGGGTCCGCGGTTGTCTCGGTCATCAGACCGGCATCGCCGTATAGCCGAACGGCAGTGTACTGTGGGTAAGGTAAATTTTGCACCCAAGGACACATGCTCTCTGCTGATTCGCACTTTATATTCGTGCCGAGCAGGAGAGAGTACGTGACGTCCTCCGCCCTGATTACTGCTTGAGCCCTACTAGGAGGCCCCTAGCTAGCGATTCGGTGCACTGCGCCGTGCAGCCTTTCGGGGGCGAAAAGTCCGGCAGCATCGGCCCCGCACGTgcaatttttgtattttggtccatttttaaaatattttttataaaaagacccCTATCAAAACTTTTGCTATAAATAGATCATTTTAAGCGTCTTAGGAAATCACGCCGAGGTATgaaggtcggcgtcgactgacacgacgccgagtccTTGCCACGTCACCGACGACTCCGGGGCTGGCGCATAGGGCCCagtacgtcggcgtcgtgtcagccaacgccacaggcctaaCTTCGGCGCGGTGGAGAGTCACGCCGAGCTCTTGGCACCATCCGACGCGCGGCCCAgacggcccaacaacgcttcgtgggcCAAGAGGTCGGCGTGCGATCGGCTGACGCCGAGACGCTAACCTCGGCGCGGctcgactcaacgccgaggttcgGTCAGTTGAGGCCGCGCCacggcccccttcttcctcctccctccattCAGAACCAACAGGTGGCCATTTcccactccctctctcttcccaCGAATCCTAAATCCTAAATCCAGCTCTTGGGAGGCCAGATCGAGGGTTTTGacgttttgccaaggtactcctctttcccctcttttatttcatacatttagattcggttgtttgtgttttttttgaacttggcattataggtttggttcatgttcatgtcattcatgtaatgtatggtggttcaaatgattgaatgacccaaatgtatggttgttgttgttgttgtatatgttctggtttataatcattgagttaaattttgtgtttgttgggattcaaatttgcttaggtttgtaatgaaaagcttatttgggaggtatggtgatttagtgttagtagctttacattcgttgcaaggtactttggattaattttttttctatgtaaTGTTAGGATgtcaaggcgtggtaaagctcgtattccaaggtaatcctaatgtttattcattatttgtgcaacaaatagaaaatcctaggtttaggtttggttctccgttaatatgactaaattctttcaattgtagctatggtcgtcagagggcaaatccctacgacctaaagcctctccctgaaggtgttcctcgacccatgtgcttttgtggtgatcattgcaaggtagacatctctgaagatgaggaaacatatagacagaggtactggatgtgtcccaattatgcacGGGAATCTACAAAGCAACAGCACCGTGCATcgattgtgaggaatttttattgtgtgttaattaattttcttatgatattaagtattgcttatttatttattttgtaacaatttgtttttcttgcagaccgttccaccactgtgtgactttgagcagtagattgacactgagatcaaggagtcggacaagcagcatctagaaggcctgaaggagtgggatgcggaggttaaggagaggtttgagcagagacgcagatagaaggctatagaaaaggagcataaagaagaggaggaaaggaggcgcgttgctgcgtacagggtggagagggagaagaagcttgagcgtgtgcgccgagcgaaggcagcgatggaggagaatcccgatgcccagagAAAGAGAAAGTGGtatcgttgcactcagtaggtatttggtttattcatgagcgatgtcgtgtagccctggactttttttactatattgtaatgcactctgcttttatttcagatgaacttatttCCTGAACTTTTTTTATTATAttgtaatgcactatgcttttatttgagatggtcttatgccctatacttcgttaactatcctagACTATAGTGCTActatttgtatcactgaaaaggctacttgtgctgctgcagtcactgaaagggttacaagtactgttgcagtcaatgaaaagtctatttgaaaactcactgaaaagcctagattcgtttactgttgtatccgtatacataatgaattaatatcagagcgatgtactgcatttagataAAGTGACAAAACATAGGTATAGCCTTttcattgcgttcaacattacagggaggcgctcataagcttcttcccaatttccaaatattatttccagtgcacgctgctttgccctccatgcttttccatacttgacatagtaattataccgttggaagatgatctcaaccaacgcgGACACCGTAATGattggcatatgcttcaccacggggcataactgccttgcaatgaacctagaattgagctgcagacggttctcttctgcctcagcagtggcacaaacatgtggttgcttcattgaggtaatcttccatttgcctgtcttcgtcttcctagcacatactctccaaccacactgttgttcttcacaagcaacagtgtacctcttcttcttgaatgaattgatgaccctaaaaggtcggttgtgtataatggagtactcttgcaaccatattttcaactcatccatggtagcaaacaatatgcccttccgtatgatgaggcaaccgctaacatcaggcactgttgtatcacttggcccaccatcagctactgccctgtgaccatagctaaggtcctcgaaatcaccaactagtggatctctccaagaCAAGACCCTAGATAATATCTCTATTTCTCTAAAATTAAGACGACCAACAGGtcgatcgtcatcagagtcttcggctatctcctctacgaaggattcatcatctccagctatctccatgtcaaaacggttcgtagccctagcatcaccaaagtcttcttcaccactaagatcatcttcgtcgctaagctcatcctcaatagaaaagtctccgctagcgtcgtccaaaccttcttctgcatgaccaattacataatcatcatcctcttcatcactatcatgattgctCTCACCATCGACAACCGCATTCTCCTCCTCATCTCCACCGCCCTCAAACCAACCTCCATCATGCTCGAGCAATCcaaacacttcaccaccaccgtagcctagttgtgtgacaagtatttcttcttcagacaaagaaccataacctatgtgagcggaGGAAGATGGgagttatcatttcctaagccggactccttacttactactaaatccaaagatcgcacttctgaggccaatacaactgccttgtaattattccattcagactcgcttgtaattttaagcaaccgcttgatccgaggacccttcgatgacccaacatctatgacaccttcaaactgaacatgcacgtctctTTCATTctagcctaacttaaccttcactcgctccactaactgggtcaaagatggtgttgtagaaaaaatcaacaactccttacacatgtccagaaattccaaactatcatctcttgtcctaacaatatgacctccatgatgcaacctcactaatttatccatctacagccatcacacaacaagtagtgtcacatatcaatatatcatgcgagtttcaatccaataagtagaaactaaaatatatcatttcatctttttcaatcccaacaacataatcatttctagtcataaaaaattaaaatctaatgaccaacaaataactaaaatacatatTAACCCTAATAatcaacaaataactaaccctaataacacctacaataaacaaagaaccctaatgaccaaaataactagaaaccaaactaacctaacatgttcagcacataaaacagttaaacaacaatgcactcaatcaacctaagccatacattttgcaaatgcaaatacacatataccaaaacaccatacacccatgattccacatgattagagataatgcaagcacatctacacggatagattggaggaggaaagggaccattacctcgaggaagcttcgggagacgagatccgggcacctagggtcgcatttgggggttagggtttcgtgggggccgtggggggATTTGGGAGACAGAGAGCCAGcgctttcagaatggagggaggaagaagaaggggggccgcggcgcggcttcaagagtccagacctcggcattgagtcgggccacgccgagtctggtggctcggcgttaagtgaccccgcgtcgagctattgggccacgaagcgttgttcggccgcctgggccgcgcgccggatggtgccaatatctcggcgtgtagtcccaccgcgccgagattgggcctgtggcgttggctgacacaacgccgacgtgtcggaccccatgcaccaccgtgtcgccgtcgaccgcgGTCGTCCGTGatgtggcaagacctcggcgtcgtgtcagtcgacgccgaccctcgtaccttggcgtcatgttctaagacgcctaaaaaatgATCTACTTTCAGCAAATATTTTGGCATagatctttttgtaaaaaatgttttaaaaatactaaaatacaaaaatttcacggCCCCGCACTGGGAAGTGGAAAGGAAGCAGTACGTCTGCGATCTGCTCGCGAAGCGCGCTACGAGCCAATACAAATGCACGCCGCTTTGGGCCACGGCCCCGCATGGTACTAGCGCCTCACCGCACCGGGGAGATACTGCATTTGCGTCTGGCGATGCAAGAGGACTATAGTACAGTTCAATAATTGTACATCTGTATTCCATGCGTGTTCCGTGGCATGCGTAGTCATACAGGAAAAATCCAAAACTCCAAATCCCTACTGATTTCTCAACAAAAAAATCATTTCGCTCAAGGTGCCACGGAGCAAGAACTGGTGGGCATTGGGCATTGGGCATTGGCGAGAGATATAAGCCTGCTGCCCTCTGCAGCACGTGGGGGCACATGTCTTCCACCGGCAGGGATCCGGTCGACGCCGCGACGGAGTCGTGCTGCGTGATCTATGGCGCGCGGATAGCTGCTACAGGAGCAGAAACGGCACGTTCCCGACTTTTATTTGCCATGACATGGTGCGGCTTCCACTCGGGCAAATCAGTGGCCGCCCAGGCCCAACCCATCCCCCATCATTGGCGCCTTATTTTACCCTGCGGCCCTGCCACTAGTCCAGTAGTAGGCGGCTAGAATCTCTCCATCCAAAGTTGCGGAATTGGAAACTTGCAAACCTGCTCCGTACGACCACTACGAAAGTGACAATAATAGCGCCCAACATTTGCTATTCTGGTAGGCTTAAATAGGTTCTGGACGAACAAAAACGACTTGTTTGCACGTTGATTATTAGGGCCCCTCTGATGGGCCTTCTTTCAATCAGCTTGTTCAAAGCTGTGCAGAACTGTAGGATAAAACGGCTATGATATGATTTTGCCTGTTGGAGAAGAGAGCCATGTGAACCTAGCATTCCTGGCTCCGCTAGTACTAGAGCTGGAGCCGGAAGGAATACGCGTTCTTAGTAAATTTCAGATGTTATAAAACTATTCTTAGGTATAACATCCAGTAATAATGCTATAAATATACTGTGATAACATAGACCAGATATTAAAGCAGTGGGGCTAACAACAAAGCAAAAGTTTCGAAAACAATTTGTGATCGATTTTGAAACCAGTGACCGAAGGCGCCTCCCTCCTTTTTTGACGAGTACGGTTGCCATTGCCCGACGGTATCGAAGAAGAGTTGCTGTCGTGGAGGTTTTTGTCACCCTTTTTTTTGTGGATATTCTGGACCATTTTGATTCCTTTCTTTTATCACGAGGACCGGCATCGAGCCAAATCCGTATTGGCCTCTTGATGCTACAGACTAAGCTCCATAGTGGATTGAATTGCAATGGTGCGTGGGTTCATCAGCACCGCCCCCTGCAGACTGAAAATTCAGCCAGCCCAGCAGTGAGATGCTTATTGAACACTACTAGAATTGTTGAGGGTGAAAAGAAGAATTCCATGTCGCGCTCTTCGAGCTGCCTTTTTGACTTGCTAGTCCTCTCGCGCGTAGTTCAAGAGAACTACTCTCCGTGACACATTCCATAGCTCATTACCCATTAAACAGACCATGACAATGCGGAGACAAGTCGTGCTGTGTTTTTCCTCTCTACTTCTGTAGCATAGCATGGTTATGATAATGCACGCTGCTACATGGGCATTGGCATCGACAGGCAGCGGCACCAGCGAGGCAATGGCCTTCTCAATTCACTCAAGTGTACCAACATCTTTGGAGTTCAGTCTCTAGACGTACTCTCTGTAGATACCGCAACCGCAACGATGCTGCTTGGGCAGCCCACGATGATGGAGATGGATTGCAAAGTGGAAGAGCTCGAGCTCGATGGTTGGATGGATTCATGGATATATAGGGAATATAGTAATGGAATAATTAACGGGAGAGTAGAGAGTATTCTCCTCTTTTTCTTTGGGCCTCGCTgccttgtatttcttttctttcttagcTGTTGTAAATGCTAGCTTGTATTCTTTCatttaattaaaaaaaatagGTAGAGGATTCCCCTGCTACGGTCAAAaatgatgaatgagatatataggTGGGAAACATATAAGATTCCTCATTAGAATTTAGAACCATCATGGACGAAAATGTGCCACATTAGCTTTCGTCTAAAGGAGGCGGGAAAGATGATG from Miscanthus floridulus cultivar M001 chromosome 11, ASM1932011v1, whole genome shotgun sequence includes these protein-coding regions:
- the LOC136490761 gene encoding probable amino acid permease 7 isoform X1: MCPWVQNLPYPQYTAVRLYGDAGLMTETTADPPCPRSPVLFCSALLCSPRRGRCCCVLSHSHSAPTDRSPRLSIPRAEQPSQPLASRTDQSGGGTPRACNGGGPLARGDRRPLRRRRPPAPDWDGVDVRGAHHHGGDRLRGAVPGLERGAAGLGGRPGLHVLLRARHLRLGGAARRLLPARRPRGGATEPLLPGRRPRLPRAILKANCYHEHGHDAHCDYGGSYYMLVFGAAQLLLSFIPDFHDMAWLSVVAAVMSFSYAFIGFGLGLATTIANGTIKGSITGVQMRTPMQKVWRVSQAIGDIAFAYPYSLILLEIQDTLKSPPAENKTMKRASMISILVTTFFYLCCGCFGYAAFGSDAPGNLLTGFGFYEPYWLIDFANACIILHLLGGYQVYSQPIFQFADRFFAERFPDSGFVNDFHTVRFACLPACRVNLLRVCFRTLYVASTTAVAVAFPYFNEVLALLGALNFWPLAIYFPVEMYFIQRNVPRWSARRVVLQTFSVVCLLVSAFALVGSIEGLITQKLG
- the LOC136490761 gene encoding probable amino acid permease 7 isoform X2, which gives rise to MALGEGGDHGPATLPLIADQAKHGGGGGIVRSGSMWTAAAHVITAVIGSGVLSLAWSIAQLGWVAGPAAMLVFAAVTALQSTLFADCYRSPDPEHGPHRNRTYAKAVDRNLGSSSSWMCMLLQHTALFGYGIAYTITASISCRAILKANCYHEHGHDAHCDYGGSYYMLVFGAAQLLLSFIPDFHDMAWLSVVAAVMSFSYAFIGFGLGLATTIANGTIKGSITGVQMRTPMQKVWRVSQAIGDIAFAYPYSLILLEIQDTLKSPPAENKTMKRASMISILVTTFFYLCCGCFGYAAFGSDAPGNLLTGFGFYEPYWLIDFANACIILHLLGGYQVYSQPIFQFADRFFAERFPDSGFVNDFHTVRFACLPACRVNLLRVCFRTLYVASTTAVAVAFPYFNEVLALLGALNFWPLAIYFPVEMYFIQRNVPRWSARRVVLQTFSVVCLLVSAFALVGSIEGLITQKLG
- the LOC136490761 gene encoding probable amino acid permease 7 isoform X3, translating into MAVDHSLEVIDGRCDDDGHPRRTGTAWTCAAHIITAVIGSGVLSLAWSVAQLGWVVGPACMFCFALVTYVSAALLADCYRRGDPEEGPRNRSYLDAVRVYLGKKHTWACGSLQFVSLYGCGVAYIITTATSIRAILKANCYHEHGHDAHCDYGGSYYMLVFGAAQLLLSFIPDFHDMAWLSVVAAVMSFSYAFIGFGLGLATTIANGTIKGSITGVQMRTPMQKVWRVSQAIGDIAFAYPYSLILLEIQDTLKSPPAENKTMKRASMISILVTTFFYLCCGCFGYAAFGSDAPGNLLTGFGFYEPYWLIDFANACIILHLLGGYQVYSQPIFQFADRFFAERFPDSGFVNDFHTVRFACLPACRVNLLRVCFRTLYVASTTAVAVAFPYFNEVLALLGALNFWPLAIYFPVEMYFIQRNVPRWSARRVVLQTFSVVCLLVSAFALVGSIEGLITQKLG